GCTGATATCTCTGTCATTGTGGTTTACTTTGTGGTTGTCTTGGCCGTTGGACTATGGGTGAGTTGTCCAGCATTTTACATGTCTATTTGTGGAACCCTTATTGCTTGCGAGTTGTTGATTTGTCCTTAGCTTAATACATGCTAGAATTTcatggttgttttatttattgggCCATAATTGATATGATTTTTTATGTTGGAGAATACAATAAATCATATCTATCTGATCTGATGATATAAGTTACATCTCACTTTTAGTCACAAAGtccctttttgttctttttcttttgaacaaCAGTACCTTAGAGTGATCAGAGTCGACTGATGTTGTGCAATCAGAACAGCTTAACAACTATGTTTACAATTGTTTTATCACAGATCGGAGGGTTTTCATACCTCAGCACGTACATGTTTTGTTCAATTTCTTCAATTTGATTCTGTTGCGCACTTTGACTCTTTTAACAAACCGAGCCacaaatcaaatatcaaattaaaCGTTATTGTAAATCAACAAGTTCACAGACATATGAATGCATTTCTCCTTCCTCTAAAATgtttgcttctgctgctgcaggctaTGGTTCGCACCAACCGAGCCACTGTCGGTGGCTTCTTCCTTGCAGGGAGGAGTATGGTGTGGTGGCCGGTGGGTATTTTATTGCTCACAAACTTGTCAGTCATTTGCACAATTGAGACCGAGTTCTTAGGTATACTAATCTACACCAGAGGCACATTCTGATTGTTGGTAGTATAAAGTATGATCTTGTGTTACTGTGAGAATACTTTTCTTAGGTTTTATTAGAATAATTGGCTGTGAAAATCAATATATTTAGTACACTGATTAGACCTTATGTGACATTAAAGGAAGGTTGTCAGATTTTGTAAAAGCACACATCAGTGGCAGACTTTACTATGTACTCCATAGATCGGCGCATCCCTCTTTGCCAGCAACATTGGCAGTGGCCATTTCGTAGGAATCGCTGGgactgctgcagcttcaggaaTAGCCATTGGTGGATTTGAATGGAATGTGAGTAAGTTATATCTGATGTGCAAATTCATCCATTATCACATCTTAGACAAATGTATTTGTAACCTGTGACACagaaattaataatttattatagTTAATAAGGTAAATTAATCTCTCAGGTGAACTGATAAATCTGCAGATTATCACGTTTCACCCTGCAGAGCATAGAAGGAATCAGATGGGCAGACATAACAGAAGTACAATTAATCTTTATAGGAGCACTTAAAGGGATGTTGGCATTGATCACTTATTGCTTGTGTCcttgaatgtctgtgtgtttcaggctcTTATTGTGGTCTGCATTCTGGGATGGCTCTTTGTCCCAATCTACATTAAAGCCGGGGTAATAAAAGACACTGGCCTCATgggcaaaaacaacacagtttctACAAATGCATATTGCGTCCCTTTCACCAAATGTGCATTCATtgctttaatgttttaacagttattaataaataatttgtaTCTCAATGTGCAGTTACTTTAGTAAACGCCATCtggtttgtgggtgtgtttaggTGGTTACCATGCCTGAGTACCTGAAGAAGAGGTTCGGAGGACAGCGTATTCGTATCTATCTCTCTGTGCTGTCCTTGTTCCTATATGTTTTCACTAAGATCTCAGTAAGTCACTGTGGCACCACATCTTTACACTCAGCCCTGTAAAGTTTCCATCTCTCATATGCCATGTGCGTTTTTCATTAAAaacgttgtgtgtttgtgttttatccaGGCAGACATGTTCTCTGGTGCCATTTTTATCAACCAGGCTCTTGGAGTGGATATCTACCTTGCTGTTGTCTTGCTACTTCTGATTACTGCGTTGTACACTGTCACAGGTTTGTACACTCCTTTTACACTCCCGCTTCCTTTGCCACTAAAGTCATACATCGATATTTCACCCATAAAAAAAAGCCAGAGGATGGGAAGTCTTATCTGTTTTATGAATGGGTTCATGAGCAAAGGTAAGACTCCGTGCAGAGCTGTGGATACACATCTCCCAGCCAGTTTATCTGTGCTGTGTTATTGTACTTCATTACCCACAGATAAGTGGGATCTGGCcttctgttgctgctctgtACTAATCCATCCACACCTGAACTTTATAGCTTTATGGGATGAACACGAAACTAATTATGTAACACCACGTACCACAGACTAATTTGGCAAGGTTTTGTGTAATATTGGCAACCAAATGTGTTAATTCTAAACCATTTGCATGAAATGTTTCTAGAGTGATAACGTCCACATTGTGTCTCAGGTGGATTGGCTGCAGTGATCTACACAGACACCTTACAGACCATCATCATGATTGTTGGCTCATTCATCCTTATGGGATTTGGTAATAAATTTTGAATTATCCTTTATGATGGGACAAATCTTGATAGTGAAATCAAACTGCTGAAGGGCAAGCTAGTCTAATACGGATATGTACATATATCTTCAGCTTTCAATGAGGTGGGAGGCTACGAACGCTTCCAGGAGCGCTACATGGAGGCCATCCCTTCGGTCACAGCTAACTTCAGTGCAAGCTGCTACGAGCCTCGGCCTGACTCCTTTCATCTCTTTAGAAATGCAATCACAGGAGACCTGCCATGGCCTGGCTTGGTGTTTGGACTCACCATTCAGGCCCTGTGGTACTGGTGCACTGATCAGGTCAGTCCAGGACTATTGGGCCATTGAGATAGTGAGCACAGTTGTGCTGAGTTAGTAATTACTAAACACACGCAACCACCCATggtcatgcacacacagacacacacatccgtGCTTTACTCTATTCATGTGGACTTCGTGTTTACATTCATAACAATGCTTAACCAGCCCCCTTACCCTAACCTTTGCCATGGCAACTGGATGTGACACCTTAattttcactcactcattcatcttctaccgcttatacATTTCTGGGCTGCAGGAGCCAGCTCatactgggcgagggcggggtcaccccaGAGAGGTtgctagtccatcacagggctaacatacagagacacagagaccaccaccactcacactcagacctacgggcactttagagtcaccagttaacccaaacatgatgtgttcggatggtgggaggaaaccagagtacttggtgaaaacccacgcaggcacagggagaacatgtaaactctgcacaaaaagaccccaggaaccgaacctgcaaccttcttgttgtgaggcaacagctgaAGCCCCTATGTCACCATGCTGTCCAGTGACACCTTATCAGACCAAAACCCTAAAATCAAATTTCAGCGCTAAAATACATGTGGGGAAAAGCATTTTGGTCCTCACATAGTTGGCTGAAGTATTACAGGCTCCCAATTTTCAAGTCATGCATATGATGAAACGAGgcatccacatacacacagagagaaccATCTAACTGATTCctgcacatttttacacatttaatgtGCCTTTATCTCGCCTGCTAGAGCCTTTCTGTTGTGTAGACCTTCATGCGCTCTCAAAGACAGAGATAAGATTACCAGACAGTCTAATAATGGAGAGTAAAAAGTGAATAAAGAGTGTATTTATCTTGCAAATATTCTGAATAGAAACCAGAAACACATTGTCCACTTTGACCATTTTTTTGTCTAATGAATGTTCAATGCATCATGGCTCTACTGATATTTTCCCAATGTTAGGTGATTGTCCAGCGCTGCCTTTCTGCCAAGAATCTATCTCACGTCAAGGCAGGTTGTATCCTGTGTGGCTACCTGAAGCTGCTGCCTATGTTCCTCATGGTCTTCCCTGGGATGATCAGCAGGATCCTCTACACTGGTGAGTGTCGCTTTCAGTTCACAGGCTGGTTAAGATTGAGAAATTACAAGagaaataatgtaaatatttgtaaaTATCCTGCCGATCCTGCTCTGCTTTATAGATGAAGTGGCCTGTGTGGACCCagctgaatgtaaaaaatactGCGGGGCAACTGTGGGCTGTACCAACATCGCTTATCCTAAAATGGTGTTGGATCTCATGCCCAACGGTAGGTGGCTGAGTTATTTGGCTCATAGTTAGCAAATTTATCTTCCAGCCCATTTTACATCTTAGGTGTATTTCTTTCAGGTCTGCGAGGTCTTATGCTGTCTGTGATGATGGCCTCTTTGATGAGCTCCCTCACCTCCATCTTCAATAGCGCCAGCACTCTCTTCACCATGGACATCTACACTAAGATCCGCCGCTCAGCCACTGAGAGGGAACTCATGATTGCTGGCAGGTAAAGCAGATTTGGAGTTGCGTTCCATGTGATTATACAAATTGTGTATAATTTCTAATGATTTTTAAGATATCTAactgctgtttatttccacGTGCACAGAGTGTTTATCTTGGTTCTGATTGGGGTGAGTATCGCATGGATCCCTGTGGTGCAGTCAGCCCAGAGTGGCCAGCTCTTTGACTACATCCAGTCCATCACCAGCTACCTCACACCACCTGTTGCAGCACTCTTCATGCTCGCCATCTTCTGCAAACGTGTCAATGAATATGTGAGTCTCAATTTCAGCCATTGACTTTATAGCCTATGACCAAGCACTTCTCTGACTCTAATTCAGTTCAGCGGTGCTATGAGCTCCTGTCATGCTCTGAGAATGGGTCCGAAATGAGTTAGCATTTCAGCACTTTCAGTTCTCATTTTTGCAAGAACAAAAAACTTCTGTCAGCCTCAAGAAATCTGGCATCATCATTAAGCAGGTGCAATGTTTACTATGTTTTGCATGTAAGAATTAAAGGTGTAAGTCTTAATTTTCTCATCAAACATCCAACCGATCTATTTCTTCAAATCCTACTTCAATACATTTTTCTAATGTCTGTCCTCAGGGTGCATTTTATGGTCTCATTATTGGCTTGGCCATTGGCCTGTCCAGGATGATAGCTGAATTTGCTTATGGGACAGGAAGCTGTGTTGAGCCCAGCAACTGTCCAACCATCATATGTGGAGTCCACTACCTCTACTTTTCCATCATCCTGTTTGTTATCTCCTGCATCGTCATCCTGAGCATTTCTCTCATGACCAAACCCATCCCCGACAAGCATGTAAGTCACTGCTGTGCTGAATAAATCATTAATTCCCTTCAACCATTCAATGGAAGAAAAAGTCTGCaaacattataaatatttaGTGCCAACTTATGCACTGTGTTGTGTGCCTAGTTGTATCGACTTTGCTGGAGCCTGAGGAACCGCACAGAGGAGAGGATAGAACTGGAACAGGATGACTGGGTTGATAATAACAGTATGGAAATAGAAGGTAATTATCTGACGGACAGTATAGACCTAGCTGGATGCACTGTACGTACTCTATAACTacagtatgtacacacacaagcagatgtCCCTCATTGTTCTTGTCTCGTGCATTACAGAACCTGAGGAGGAGCCCGGCTTGTGTAAGAAGGCAGTTATGTGCTTCTGTGGCCTGGAGCAGAAGAAAGCTGCCAAGCTGACTccagaagagcaggaggagatgCAGAAAAAGCTTACAGACACCACAGAGGTTCCTCTGTGGAGGAATGTTGTCAACGCCAACGCCCTCATCCtcctgtgtgtggctgttttctgcCATGGCTACTTCGGTTAAGGAAACTCAACTGACTCCAGTTGTCTTCAGACGCtataatttatattaaagtGGCAATAAGATAATGCAATTTCTTTTAATACACATTACTTCAGTGTGACATGCGTGACTCCTGAACTCCTCTGAGTATGCGACCATCGAAAACAACTGTAACAGCTAACTTGGTAATGTTGTTTTGCTGGTTAACTCAATACCTTACTATAACAAATATTTGCACATCAGTATTGAACGCACTGACCTGACCACCTGCCAGGATCTTCTTCAGTCTTTACTGTGACTTTTCTCTTTAATGTCCTTACTGTTGCTTTTATGGGGTTAAGCATaatgaaaaagggaaatgaataAAGCTACGGGACGACTCACCGGTCTTCACCTTATGCCACACATGGACATGGTTCAGTATTAATTTATTGAATAACAGTCACTGATTCactataaaaatgtaaaacgaTTAACATTAATGAGaatcaacatgtgactgaaccccccccccccccccccccccacacacacacacacacacattttgacaCAGGAAATACAAAAATCTCATTAATGCATACACTTTTTAGTCAGTATATAAAAGTGTATGCATTTATGTTACTTAACTTTGGAAATATGTTTGTTTAATGCTTTGATTTACCATGCTGCCTTAAATAATGGAAACTTTGATATCTTGTGATGAAGGAAATGTGGGTATCTGGaagattttttacattttttaataatgacTGTATTTTCTACCTCATTCTTCTAAGCCTTTTTTGAGTATGCTCAAAGTCCATGAGTGCTGTCACTTCTTAAATCAACGCACCTTTCCGTATGTTGTTTTAAGtgttaatgaataaaaacatctcAGGGAAAGTTCTGTGAATTACTGTCTTGTGTGACTATCTTTACTCCCCTCTGGTGGTTAGCTGTTGTCCTGCACATCACATTTCTGGTCAAGTTTGCTCTTGCTGGGGGAAATTCTCTGAGACATTCACATAAACAAATCtcacaatgaatgaattcttAGTCCTGTCAGCCAATCGATCTCTCCATCACAATATCAATTGCAAAATTGTCACAACCTGTCAGCCCAACCAAGATCACAAGAAAATGTTCTGCCATGTCTCCCAATTGTGTCACTTTGCACTGTACAAGCCAATCAAGGTCAGGTCTTATCTCACTCTGTGCACCGCCCATCTCTTGGTACAGGCCATGGTTTTCTCTTGTCTTCTGCCAGTCCTCCCTTGAGCCAATAAAGATCGTGCTGAGTAGATGGAGCAGCATATGGGATCTCTAAATACTCTAAAAGCCAACATGTCACCATGCTGTTCATCAACCTACACTGCTCACCCAAATCAAATTCAAGTCACTGCGGACAGAGTGGCTTGTGGTTGTATGTCCACCTACTTGAACTCAATATAAATATTCATGCTTCTAATCCTCCGAGGAATGTTGCCTGGCTTTGACATTCCTGTCTACAATCACAATCACGGTCCGAACTCTTTTCATGTGTGGTTCTCTTTTGACAGAAAAAGCTGAAACTGCAATCAGAAGAACGACTGCACTTCTGGAATCTCTTGAAAACTCTTCTAATACCCTAACCTGCCTAACTAGTCCTTACTCTGCACTTATTGATCTGATCTTCCAGCATCTTTTGTTATCCCTCACCTGTAAGGTACTTTGGATAAAAGCTTCTATCAAAAGAgtaattttaaacaaaactatTTTCGTGGTCCtagaaaacaaatgctgaatGCAAAAACACAGGATCATTAATTTAACACAAGACTGGCACGTTGTTGCTCTTATGAGACACTTGTTATCTCTTATCACTGGGCTTATGGttaatgtgtgaatgaatagTACTAATGTAGCCTTGGATGGAACTGCTGTTGAATCATTTATGGTTCCTGCCTTggctttgtgtatttttttcctgGAAGATTTGGCTTGTTATATCACCTAATATAACCAATATCACTTCATATCAGTTTGTCTCATGCATAAGCGAGGCCACATTTATTTTAGTGCTGAATCCCATCTGTCAGCCTTCTATACTCTTTATGATATAAAcggcaaataaaaacaaaaaaaattacctaTTTCTGGATCACAACTGTTTAAGTCTTATGGGTTCTTTGACAAGAATGAAAGAGGTTTTATTTTACTCC
This sequence is a window from Echeneis naucrates chromosome 12, fEcheNa1.1, whole genome shotgun sequence. Protein-coding genes within it:
- the slc5a1 gene encoding sodium/glucose cotransporter 1 isoform X1 — encoded protein: MPEYLKKRFGGQRIRIYLSVLSLFLYVFTKISADMFSGAIFINQALGVDIYLAVVLLLLITALYTVTGGLAAVIYTDTLQTIIMIVGSFILMGFAFNEVGGYERFQERYMEAIPSVTANFSASCYEPRPDSFHLFRNAITGDLPWPGLVFGLTIQALWYWCTDQVIVQRCLSAKNLSHVKAGCILCGYLKLLPMFLMVFPGMISRILYTDEVACVDPAECKKYCGATVGCTNIAYPKMVLDLMPNGLRGLMLSVMMASLMSSLTSIFNSASTLFTMDIYTKIRRSATERELMIAGRVFILVLIGVSIAWIPVVQSAQSGQLFDYIQSITSYLTPPVAALFMLAIFCKRVNEYGAFYGLIIGLAIGLSRMIAEFAYGTGSCVEPSNCPTIICGVHYLYFSIILFVISCIVILSISLMTKPIPDKHLYRLCWSLRNRTEERIELEQDDWVDKQMSLIVLVSCITEPEEEPGLCKKAVMCFCGLEQKKAAKLTPEEQEEMQKKLTDTTEVPLWRNVVNANALILLCVAVFCHGYFG
- the slc5a1 gene encoding sodium/glucose cotransporter 1 isoform X2, producing MPEYLKKRFGGQRIRIYLSVLSLFLYVFTKISADMFSGAIFINQALGVDIYLAVVLLLLITALYTVTGGLAAVIYTDTLQTIIMIVGSFILMGFAFNEVGGYERFQERYMEAIPSVTANFSASCYEPRPDSFHLFRNAITGDLPWPGLVFGLTIQALWYWCTDQVIVQRCLSAKNLSHVKAGCILCGYLKLLPMFLMVFPGMISRILYTDEVACVDPAECKKYCGATVGCTNIAYPKMVLDLMPNGLRGLMLSVMMASLMSSLTSIFNSASTLFTMDIYTKIRRSATERELMIAGRVFILVLIGVSIAWIPVVQSAQSGQLFDYIQSITSYLTPPVAALFMLAIFCKRVNEYGAFYGLIIGLAIGLSRMIAEFAYGTGSCVEPSNCPTIICGVHYLYFSIILFVISCIVILSISLMTKPIPDKHLYRLCWSLRNRTEERIELEQDDWVDNNSMEIEEPEEEPGLCKKAVMCFCGLEQKKAAKLTPEEQEEMQKKLTDTTEVPLWRNVVNANALILLCVAVFCHGYFG